From a region of the Penaeus vannamei isolate JL-2024 chromosome 32, ASM4276789v1, whole genome shotgun sequence genome:
- the LOC138867775 gene encoding uncharacterized protein, translating into MEGDFRPSEITQESVEAALKNDKGSDARLVSFAVQEFTKKGDNFGSSVDRIDAIYSLHGTKHSVSYVVKYNPKRFRAFVELSYVVFVKEAMFYEHLVQDIQSQLKEVGQKPLCVPQCFYTSLEENREVIFLEDLQAKGFKMFDRRRGMDVAHTKLVLEELARLHAASYLLKAKTPDLAEKYPVLDQDWLNCADNAKEITKEMFSDQMEMVKDMLKRVGGYERAENWLSGNKGRVIEIMENNIRGVPPFDVLCHGDIWTNNVLFRYNEKEVPVEVMLLDLQMCRQASLATDLSYLFYTSLEGPLRTSNLDWFLDVYHSAFLGVTEAGKIAKPFSRQELRQEYKNRLEYGLLMALLATVIVLCEGDIAEDNQEGFSDSVKDVLDKLVSKSTILRPRFLCMFDEMIEYGVIT; encoded by the exons A TGGAGGGCGACTTCCGTCCGAGCGAGATCACGCAGGAGAGCGTCGAGGCGGCACTCAAGAACGACAAGGGAAGCGACGCTCGTCTCGTCTCCTTCGCGGTCCAGGAATTCACCAAGAAAGGAGACAATTTTGGAAGCTCTGTGGATAGAATTGATGCGATTTATTCACTGCATGGAACCAAGCACAGTGTTTCCTACGTCGTGAAATATAATCCTAAGCGCTTTAGGGCGTTTGTAGAGCTCTCTTATGTAGTATTTGTGAAAGAAGCAATGTTTTATGAACATCTTGTGCAAGATATCCAATCCCAACTGAAGGAAGTCGGCCAGAAACCTCTATGTGTTCCCCAGTGTTTCTACACGTCCTTGGAGGAAAACCGAGAAGTTATTTTCCTTGAAGACCTCCAGGCCAAGGGCTTCAAGATGTTCGACCGCAGGAGAGGCATGGACGTCGCCCACACCAAGCTCGTCCTCGAGGAACTGGCCAGACTCCACGCGGCCTCGTACCTCCTCAAGGCCAAGACCCCAGACCTGGCCGAGAAGTACCCGGTCCTGGACCAGGATTGGCTGAACTGCGCCGATAACGCGAAAGAAATAACGAAGGAAATGTTTTCCGATCAAATGGAGATGGTTAAGGACATGCTAAAGCGAGTTGGCGGCTACGAAAGGGCGGAGAACTGGCTCAGCGGAAAtaaagggagagtgatagagataatGGAAAACAACATCAGAGGAGTCCCCCCCTTCGACGTCTTGTGCCACGGCGACATCTGGACCAACAACGTACTCTTTAG ATACAACGAAAAGGAAGTTCCTGTCGAAGTTATGTTGCTGGACTTGCAGATGTGTCGCCAGGCTTCCCTCGCCACGGacctctcctacctcttctacACCAGTCTAGAAGGCCCCTTAAGAACCTCGAACCTCGATTGGTTTCTGGACGTCTACCACTCTGCTTTTCTCGGCGTGACGGAAGCGGGGAAGATCGCCAAGCCCTTCTCCCGGCAAGAGCTTCGTCAGGAGTACAAGAACCGCCTTGAATATGGCCTCCTGATGGCGTTGCTGGCGACTGTAATAGTTCTGTGTGAAGGGGATATTGCTGAGGATAATCAGGAGGGCTTTTCAGACTCAGTCAAAGACGTTTTGGATAAGTTGGTTTCAAAGTCAACAATACTGCGTCCCAGATTCCTTTGTATGTTTGACGAAATGATCGAATATGGAGTTATTACCTGA
- the LOC113812622 gene encoding uncharacterized protein gives MASDEAAFRPSEITQESVEAALKNDQGSDARLVSFAVQECTKKGDNYATSVARVHVNFSRRRGNDATCYIVKYNPKRFKPLENFSYISYQKEQVFYQQLVHLIQSELQAIGQTPLKVPQCFYISLEENREVIFLEDLRPKGFKMFDRKKGMDVAHTKLVLEELARLHAASYLLKAKIPDLAEKYPILSLDYFNYGDDATQTMQDIFTNQIDIVKEMLNQVGGYDVVENWLVRNKTRGSEIMENHLQRFPLFDVLCHGDCWTNNVLFRYKDDVPVEVMLLDFQLCRQASLATDLSFLFHTSLEGQVRKAELEAFLDIYFSTFLGVTEAGKTAMPFSRQELRQEYKNRLEYGLLMSLVVNVLVLCDGEINEEDTEGYSDSLKVVMKEISKSSLLHSRFLSVFDEMIENKVIV, from the exons A TGGCAAGTGATGAAGCAGCGTTTCGTCCGAGCGAGATCACGCAGGAGAGCGTCGAGGCGGCACTCAAGAACGACCAGGGAAGCGACGCTCGTCTCGTCTCCTTCGCGGTCCAGGAATGCACCAAGAAAGGAGACAACTACGCGACGTCTGTGGCCAGAGTTCATGTTAATTTCTCGCGTAGAAGAGGAAATGATGCCACTTGTTATATTGTAAAATATAACCCCAAGCGATTCAAACCCCTTGAGAATTTCAGTTACATCTCTTACCAAAAAGAACAAGTGTTCTATCAACAGCTTGTTCATTTAATCCAGTCGGAACTGCAAGCAATTGGTCAGACACCTTTGAAAGTTCCTCAGTGTTTCTACATTTCCTTAGAAGAAAATCGAGAAGTTATCTTCCTGGAGGACCTCCGGCCCAAGGGCTTCAAGATGTTCGACCGCAAGAAGGGCATGGACGTCGCCCACACCAAGCTCGTCCTCGAGGAACTGGCCAGACTCCACGCGGCCTCGTACCTCCTCAAGGCCAAGATCCCAGACCTCGCCGAGAAGTACCCGATCCTAAGTTTGGACTATTTCAACTATGGTGATGACGCAACACAAACAATGCAGGATATATTTACCAATCAAATAGATATAGTCAAGGAAATGCTCAATCAAGTTGGAGGTTACGATGTGGTAGAGAACTGGCTGGTCAGGAACAAGACTAGAGGGTCAGAGATCATGGAGAACCATCTTCAAAGGTTTCCTCTCTTCGATGTGCTGTGCCATGGCGACTGCTGGACCAACAACGTGCTCTTCAG ATATAAAGACGACGTCCCTGTGGAAGTCATGCTGCTGGACTTCCAACTGTGTCGCCAGGCTTCGCTCGCCACCGATCTCAGCTTCCTCTTCCACACAAGTCTCGAAGGCCAAGTAAGGAAAGCAGAACTTGAAGCATTTCTCGACATTTACTTCTCGACTTTCCTCGGTGTCACAGAAGCGGGGAAGACGGCCATGCCCTTCTCTCGGCAGGAGCTTCGTCAGGAGTACAAGAACCGCCTCGAGTATGGCCTCCTGATGTCATTGGTAGTCAATGTGCTGGTTCTTTGTGATGGAGAGATTAATGAGGAGGATACAGAAGGATATTCGGATTCATTGAAGGTCGTTATGAAGGAGATATCAAAGTCATCTCTGTTACACTCTCGATTCCTCAGTGTTTTTGATGAAATGATCGAAAATAAAGTAATTGTATGA